CGAGGAAGTGAGGACCGTCGGTATTGATTCGTCAAAAGGAAGTGTTCTACTCtcgccccacggtgggcgccaattgtttgtactggggattgcacaacactaaataaatatcaattttagggagaaagagtgaagtttgttctttattaacgaTAGGAATGCgaggtcgtcactaaaacgagtcaagatcgtgctcgtcagttcacaggagaactgacaagtgagtcacgacgagctcggaagctaacAGAAAATTATACAGAGAATAACAAGAGTTTTTagacgcaaagtattgctctcgggGTATTGTACGCGAGTCTCCCTCCTTTCTCCAACGAgtactgtttctttatatagtggACTGTAGACCGAGGGTTTCTAGGGTTCccatcgtgaattcccgagattgccctttacGGATTATTAATGACTTGCATCCATTTTGGTCGGGCCGGAATCACAGAATtcgtcttgttgggccgagtggcatattggggcGTAGCCCATGTCCAACAAGTACGTACGTAGCACAAGTCATCCTCATTAGCTACTTATTATTATCATCGCAATGGCAGTTCTTGTCGTAGTACGATATTACATGATCGTGAACGTGCTCTTTGCTCTAACTTGTCTTCTCTTAAACTTAACTCATTGCTTTAGCCCCAAGAAACTCAACGTTTCAGCCGTCACGACCAGCAATTCTGATTGGTCTATCGCCGGAGCTACATGGTATGGTGACCCCAACGGATACGGAAGCgacggtatatatatatatatatatatatacatgtttgatGTCAATTACATCTCTAGATAAACAAGCACGTAACTAGcgatatatttaattaaattactaaccaaaagtatattaattattatgaagGTGGGGCTTGTGGTTATGGAACTGCTCTAGCACAACCTCCGTTTTCGAAAATGGTATCAGCAGGAGGTACTTCGTTATTCAAGTCAGGGAAAGGGTGTGGCGCATGTTACCAGGTTACGTACTAATTAGAATGAATGAAGCAGAAGAGATTTGAAATACATGCAAGATTAGCTTATATACTCATATCTGTACATACAGATAAAATGCACTTCGAAATCGGAGTGTTCGAAAAATCCGGTTACGGTGGTGATTACAGACGAGTGTCCTGGATGCGTTACAGAGTCGGTCCATTTCGATTTGAGTGGTACAGCTTTTGGTGCCATGGCGATTTCTGGTCAGAGTAGCCAGCTTCGCGGTGCCGGAGTTTTGGAGATTCTTTACAGAAAGTATATACTTATCTAAGGATCACATTAAcaacttaattatatctttatttattttttcttaaaaaaaaaaaaagaagagaaaattttaaattttttttgggcaaaagaaaattatattttattaataataattactgaggtttaaatatttgaatttttttttgataaatagtttaaattttgatgcGTGTGTAATGTTTCTGTGCTTGTAGAGTTGAGTGCAACTATATTGGGAAAACGGTGACGTTTCAAGTGGATGAAGGTTCAAACGCTAACTACTTCGCGGCTTTGGTTGAGTATGAAGACGGAGACGGCGAAATTGGCCGAGTCGAACTCAAACAAGCTCTAGATTCTGACACATGGATATCTATGAGCCACTTATGGGGAGCCGTGTGGAAGCTGGCCGTGTCGTCACCTTTGCGGGCCCCGCTGTCTCTTCGAGTGACTTCACTGGACTCCGGCGAGACTGTTGTGGCTACCGATGTCATTCCGGCCGGCTGGCAACCCGGTGCCAAGTACAAATCGAACGTGAACTTTCAAGTGTAGCCGCTGGAACTAAAAGTACTTATTATATATCTACAGGATAAATGATATATCtcttgataaattaaaatgttatatctCTTACTTGAATGTTCAATACCGTATGTATAGTGACACAATAATACCTTGTTTTTAGTGGAAGATGTATGTTTATTTCATATTAGTATCAGATTTAACTTGTTTCAGTGTTTCATACTTCTAATAGTATGAGATTTCTTGTTCTGATATGTATGACTGTATGAGGGTTTGTAACATTCATTCATATCATACAGTCAATATTTAGATGAAAAAGGGTATATACAGTATTTTTATGCTTTAAGAGGTTACCAATCTTCAAACATcagaaataaatcatatattatttttgtaagcttaattatattattattattatttaccaaAACTTTTAGTCAATTGTCAAACTTAATAAAATAGTTCATATATATCAGTTTTAGAAAATAGCAGTTTTAGAAAATTGACTTATATAACCaatgtaattataatttatatgaggatttatttatttgtggaCCCAAAATATGATGTTATTTCTACCAAAAAATCTATAAGAAGTTAACTAATTATATTCAATTTCTTTGACATAAATTATACTTTGAACTTGGCTGCCAAATTTTCCttaacataagttttttttcttcaatgcaTATCTTACTCTCTTCATTTCAAATTTACTTTCCCTTAAATTAGAGAGCTTTACTTCCATATATATACCAAGATTCACTTATAACTATCTTGCCACTATACAATTTCCTTAAACATTAAACGTACTCGTTAAACGTACTCGTGAGCGTATTCCACAAAACCCAATATAAAAATCTCCGTCATCTGACGATTCATTCGCttatactatattttgtttatacaaaacaaaGTAGCTGGATCAATGGCATCATCACATAAATATTTCGCTCTGGCTCTTTTTGCAGTCTCAATAAAGTTTTGTTATTGCCAAAATGAGACTATAGATGTTGCTGGATGGGGGGCCGCCGGTGTTACTTGGTACGGTGAACCTGAAGGCGCCGGTAGTACCGGTacgttataatatatatatatatatatatatatatatatatatgttttagagtatatatgtattataataccaaatatatatgttttatatttggtATCATAATCTTACATATTTGTTAAAgcataaatacataattttttagagTAGTAATTCCTTTGAACAtgatgcttatatatatatatgtaggagGAGCTTGTGGGTACGGTTCCGCGGTTGCTAATCCACCGTTATACGAGATGGTTTCAGCCGGAGGCCCTTCACTATTCAACAATGGATCAGGATGTGGAACATGTTATCGGGTTCgtatgaatatatataggacAAGATCAATAGTAATGTATGTAACATAGAATTCATGTCTTTTcttgccccaaaaaaaagaagaattaatgTCTTTCTTGCTGgctgaattaattttttttaaggtaacGTATAAGTCTAGAGTGAACATTAAGTTATTTGGTTGTGGTCAAATTGCATTTGTTTaggaaaacaataaattagatatGAAAGTCTGAGTGTATATGATATGGTTACAacaagattttatattttatcaactATATTGTAAATGTCaacattttctttattatatagaTTGTGTGCAGCGGGAATCCAGCATGCTCGGGGAGACCAATAACGGTGACGATAACCGACGAGTGTCCCGGTGGTCCTTGCTCCTCCGAAGCAGTCCACTTCGATCTTAGCGGCAGAGCCACGGGTGCCTTAGCCAAACCTGGCAAAGCCTATCGACTTCGATCCGCTGGTGTTCTACGTGTTTACTACAAACGGTACATActcattgaaaattttatataatttttatgtctttgaaaaaaaaattgtattaaatattattaatttaacaagaaaaaattcataaatcaACAATAACTAGTTTTAACgtttattgttattttaaacaaaaatttattcaattaaaatatttctcataTCTAAGTAATTTGTTATTACTTCTTACCAATACAAattgtgattttaatttttttaattatcagcACGGCGTGTTTATATCGAGGAACTAACATAGCTTTCCGAATGGACGCTGGGGCAAATCCATACTACATTGCATTTGTTGTCGAGTATGAAGATGGCGATGGAGATTTGGCCTCCGTTGAGATTCAACCGGCCGGCAGAAACTTCATGCCCATGCAAGAAATGAGGTCTGCCGTATGGAAGATCAACTCCGGAAGTGCTCTAAAAGGTCCATTCAACATCAGACTTACCTCTCGTGAGTCTCATAAAGTAGTCGTTGCTCAGAATGTTATTCCGACATATTGGAAGGCCGACGAAACTTACCGTTCAATTGTTAACTTTCATTAGAATTTCTGTCATTTTGTAATTCAACACTTTTTCCTAGTCAGAAAACGATATagaaaacttataatataaagTAATGGATAATAGGAAAGATACATGACTTAATTAATCAGGGCTCTTTTCACCAATATGATAACTATCAAGTTGGTTAAGAGGTACTTACGAATACCAAATCCATCAACTTATTTCTGCATAGTGCATACTAAAAAAAGCATGAAAGCAAAAGTAGAATGCTTAGACTAATCATTTTACTAGAATTGATTTGTTCTAATTTCCAAATAATCTCAAGATTATATCCCAATTCGAATCCTAATTCTacatttggaaaaaaacataaataaataaattgatacaCCGTAGACCCTTTGCCATTAATATTAGAAGAAATTGGTATTGTAGATAGACTAGATATAAATCCTACCTCTGCCAGACTTCACTTCCCATATACAAACAGATACATCACTTCGAATCAAACTATGATAAAATTTTGAGAGATTAGCCTATTCAATTTAAGTGATCAAAGTCGTAATTCCCTCTATCTCTAATGGGCCTATATATCAAAGGACTTTTTTTATGCAAGTTGAGAAGCATCGAATgttaccaaaagaaataaatttcaaaCGAATATTGTAAATTAAACTCGTAATAACGTATTTGGATGACAAAAAAAGACTTGTAACATCGAATGCTCACGCCGCTTTTCAGGCGATTTGGAGAACCGGCCATACTTGTCACTCCATtgacaacttttaaaaatttatttttttccattttagtTGACTTATATCTTCACTCAATtgaatatttatgaaaataataaataacaacacATGAGCCTACGTAATCTCTATATTGCAATTatgttttatgtaaattttacgCCTCTTGTTAGTTGACTTCATCAAGAGTATTGCTAGTTCAATTTATTCATCGACCAAATTGATAAACCTATATgtatagaaaagaagaagaagctaccACCATCTAAGGATGTAAGATGCTGACAATAATAAGTAACACATATGCTTGCATATACTACTTAgttaacaagaaaatattaatttgaagGTCTACTATATAATGAGACGAGTCAACGAGAGGAATTAAAGGAGTTGCGAGTTTTTTTGGCCCTTTAAGAGAGAGAGTGGCGTAAGTGGTTTGGCACCACCATTAAGTCATGCCATTGAAGAATAATCGTAACTTTACACTTTGCGTAGACGAATTGCTTCCACAAATTTAGTTTCCAAATTTCAgtgagaataataaaaaaaaaaaaaaagtctttgtgtgttgttgttaaATTACCTTCCTACGGAAGTTCTTTGAATGCATTTGTAACCGACAAAATTGTGGAACGTTgaacttttaattaattagttttaagtATTTGTGATCCGACTTATTACTAATTGTTGTTATAACTATAAGTAAGACTCAAACTCCTATATG
The Camelina sativa cultivar DH55 chromosome 6, Cs, whole genome shotgun sequence genome window above contains:
- the LOC104793467 gene encoding putative expansin-B2, producing MAVLVVVRYYMIVNVLFALTCLLLNLTHCFSPKKLNVSAVTTSNSDWSIAGATWYGDPNGYGSDGGACGYGTALAQPPFSKMVSAGGTSLFKSGKGCGACYQIKCTSKSECSKNPVTVVITDECPGCVTESVHFDLSGTAFGAMAISGQSSQLRGAGVLEILYRKVECNYIGKTVTFQVDEGSNANYFAALVEYEDGDGEIGRVELKQALDSDTWISMSHLWGAVWKLAVSSPLRAPLSLRVTSLDSGETVVATDVIPAGWQPGAKYKSNVNFQV
- the LOC104699452 gene encoding expansin-B4-like, giving the protein MASSHKYFALALFAVSIKFCYCQNETIDVAGWGAAGVTWYGEPEGAGSTGGACGYGSAVANPPLYEMVSAGGPSLFNNGSGCGTCYRIVCSGNPACSGRPITVTITDECPGGPCSSEAVHFDLSGRATGALAKPGKAYRLRSAGVLRVYYKRTACLYRGTNIAFRMDAGANPYYIAFVVEYEDGDGDLASVEIQPAGRNFMPMQEMRSAVWKINSGSALKGPFNIRLTSRESHKVVVAQNVIPTYWKADETYRSIVNFH